A single Desulfatibacillum aliphaticivorans DSM 15576 DNA region contains:
- the prfA gene encoding peptide chain release factor 1 produces the protein MLDRLEGVEQRFLEVESLLSDPKIVGDQKVYQKYVREHADLSKVVEAYREYKQVLEGLEESKELLKDPDPDIKDLAKEEIDRLDKEQVRLEDELKILLLPKDPNDDKNVILEIRAGTGGDEAGLFAADLFRMYSRYAETRGWKVETLSEHLTGVGGIKEIAAMITGQGVYSAFKFESGTHRVQRVPVTEAQGRIHTSACTVAVLPEAEEVDIQIDPSEIRVDVYRSQGAGGQHVNTTDSAVRLTHLPTGVVVTCQDEKSQHKNKAKAMKVLRARLLDHAVQEQNASISAERKSQVGSGDRSERIRTYNYPQGRVTDHRIGLTLYKLESIMAGQISEIVDALTTHYNAEALQEGGL, from the coding sequence TCAAAAGGTCTACCAGAAATATGTCCGGGAGCACGCCGATCTTTCCAAGGTGGTGGAGGCTTACAGGGAATACAAGCAGGTCCTGGAGGGGCTGGAGGAGAGCAAGGAACTGCTCAAGGATCCGGACCCGGACATCAAGGATCTGGCCAAAGAGGAGATCGACCGGCTCGACAAGGAACAGGTTCGCCTGGAAGACGAGCTGAAAATCCTCCTGCTTCCCAAGGACCCCAACGACGATAAAAACGTCATCCTGGAAATACGCGCCGGAACCGGCGGGGACGAAGCCGGACTCTTTGCGGCCGATCTTTTCCGCATGTACTCCCGGTACGCGGAAACCCGGGGCTGGAAAGTGGAAACCTTGTCCGAGCATCTTACGGGCGTGGGCGGCATCAAGGAAATCGCCGCCATGATCACGGGCCAGGGCGTGTACAGCGCCTTCAAGTTCGAAAGCGGGACCCATCGCGTGCAGCGCGTTCCCGTCACCGAAGCCCAGGGCCGCATCCATACCTCTGCATGCACCGTGGCCGTGCTGCCGGAAGCCGAGGAAGTGGACATTCAGATCGATCCTTCGGAAATCCGGGTGGACGTGTATCGCTCCCAGGGCGCCGGCGGCCAGCACGTCAACACCACCGACTCGGCGGTGCGTCTCACCCACTTGCCCACGGGCGTGGTGGTGACCTGCCAGGATGAAAAATCCCAGCATAAAAACAAGGCCAAGGCCATGAAGGTCTTACGGGCCCGCCTTTTGGACCACGCCGTGCAGGAGCAGAACGCCTCCATCAGCGCCGAGCGCAAAAGCCAGGTGGGTTCCGGGGATCGCAGCGAACGCATTCGCACTTATAACTATCCCCAGGGCCGGGTGACCGACCACCGCATCGGCTTGACCTTGTACAAGCTGGAAAGCATCATGGCCGGCCAGATTTCGGAAATCGTGGACGCCCTGACCACCCATTACAATGCGGAGGCCCTTCAGGAAGGGGGCTTGTAA